The sequence TCTGTATCTGTAAACGATATGGTACGTATTGGTGATTGGATTACAATGGAGAAATTTGGTGCTGATGGAGATGTTATCGAAATCAATTTAGCAACTGTAAAAGTTCAAAACTTTGATAATACAACAACAACAATTCCAACTTATAGTCTAATTTCTGATAGTTTTAAGAATTGGAGAGGAATGCAAAATTCTGAAGGAAGAAGGATTAAAAGATTTGTTTTAATTAAAACTAAATCGGTTCGTTTTATTACAGATGAAGAAGCAAATGATTTTAAAAAGATTCATTTTTTAGAAAATTATATAGATCATCGTCAAAAGGATATTAAAAAATACAATACAAACAATACTATTGATAAATCTCTAATTATTAATGGTCGTAATTTAACAAATTTAGGTTTATTTAGAAAATATATTGAAACCTATATCCAAAATCATTCTGGCATTAATAAAGAGATGTTATTAATGGTTAGGCATTTACAACCTACAGAAAAAGGGATTCCTTTAGAAGTTTATTGCTTTTCTAAAGATAAAACATGGGAAAATTATGAATATATAATGGCCGATATTTTTGACCATGTAATTTCTTCAGTTAAATATTTTGATTTAGAATTATTTGAATTAGAACTTGTTGTCTCAAATGATAAATAAAATTATTTATCATTGAAACGATCTTTTACATATTCAATTTTTGTTTTTCCATGAAGTTTTGGTTTTCCATTTTCATCTAAATTAACCATTGTAATAGAATCTACAGTAAGTATTATTTCTCTTGTCATTTTATTTCTTGCTTCACATTTTAAAACTAAAGAAGTTTTACCAAATTTAACAACTTCAATTCCAAGCTCTATGATGTCTCCTTGTTTCGCAGAACTCATAAAGTTAATCTCAGTCATGTGCTTTGTAACCACTCTAGGGTTTTCAAGTTGAATTATTGTATATAATGCAGCTTCTTCATCTATCCAAGCTAATAGTTTCCCTCCAAATAACGAGTCATTTGGATTCAAATCTTCAGGTTTTACCCATTTTCTAGTATTAAAATTCATTCTCTTTAATTTTTATAATATGATACAAAAATAATTAAAATAGTCCGATTTTTAGAACTTAAGCGAGTATATAATGTACAAATATTATTAATAAATTAACATTCGTCAATCTTAATTTAAAGCCAATTTTAGTAAATTTATAAATAACAAACTACTACTTAAAAGATGAAAACAAAAGAAGAATTGATATTAGAAGCAAGAGGTGGATCGTTAGGCGTTATTACCCAAAATTCAAGTACTGAAGAAGTTTTCCAAAATAAAACATTACGCCCAATTCTTAAACTTCAAAATGATTTGATTATTGAAGTATTTAGAAACTATGCCATAAAACAAAAGAATGTTTTATTTAGTCTTTCTCCTGAGAAAAAAATAAATTATGTTGAAAATGCGATTCAACGTGATATTAAATTTAGAAATTTACTGAAAGGAATCGTTATTGGAATGTTTACTATTTCTGAATATAAAGAATACATTCAGAATTCATCAAACTTGAATAAACGAATAATGGGCTTATTGATTGAGCGAATTAAAAGTCAGATTCAAATATTTGAACAATAATTATTTATAGCTCAAAGCAAGATG is a genomic window of Flavobacterium jumunjinense containing:
- a CDS encoding glyoxalase, whose translation is MKTKEELILEARGGSLGVITQNSSTEEVFQNKTLRPILKLQNDLIIEVFRNYAIKQKNVLFSLSPEKKINYVENAIQRDIKFRNLLKGIVIGMFTISEYKEYIQNSSNLNKRIMGLLIERIKSQIQIFEQ
- a CDS encoding mechanosensitive ion channel family protein, which translates into the protein MKLFNWVYRILKDFDFNENFAQYANLFANIIILIILAYLLDYIFKKLLIVILAIVAARTRSTFDDFLIANKTAKYIAHLVPLVFVFRTVPVILKDFTSWEKFFEKGIKIYIIILSLWIIRSVFNSLRDYLKDKPRYSDKPIDSYIQVIMILLWGFGFFSFVSILFEITRPVFITALGSISAIVILIFRDTILGFVASISVSVNDMVRIGDWITMEKFGADGDVIEINLATVKVQNFDNTTTTIPTYSLISDSFKNWRGMQNSEGRRIKRFVLIKTKSVRFITDEEANDFKKIHFLENYIDHRQKDIKKYNTNNTIDKSLIINGRNLTNLGLFRKYIETYIQNHSGINKEMLLMVRHLQPTEKGIPLEVYCFSKDKTWENYEYIMADIFDHVISSVKYFDLELFELELVVSNDK
- a CDS encoding acyl-CoA thioesterase — protein: MNFNTRKWVKPEDLNPNDSLFGGKLLAWIDEEAALYTIIQLENPRVVTKHMTEINFMSSAKQGDIIELGIEVVKFGKTSLVLKCEARNKMTREIILTVDSITMVNLDENGKPKLHGKTKIEYVKDRFNDK